The following are encoded in a window of Mycobacterium decipiens genomic DNA:
- a CDS encoding aromatic ring-hydroxylating oxygenase subunit alpha has protein sequence MSRTTKPLVADDVEIVRRVLAHVDGGTTDEGTAWREPVENYLNPHRFTQELQLLRAMPSVFVPSATIPNKGDHVERVTFGVPLFAVRGPDQRARVFRNACRHRGFALVEDAGCSHALVCRYHGWTYRLDGSLSHVPHAHAFPDLDMSTRGLIEVPSYEADGLIVIGAIDSGGACVPQPDADAATAWLTNGTAWRDQLLPIDRVLSVETNRLAINWKVIVEQFLEGYHIRWTHRETLPDLYDNLTVVETFGPNSRVTFPYPAIEELRDRPESTWPGRVPATYVYQLFPNVILGAFPQLVQVIVVDPVDVAHSEVIYYTMTRADIANKIPLDAEELPDPAEVARYITGVVAEDNEMSSGVQRGFRAGANKFVEFGRHESAIGHFHANLGDRLAQFAATQPQAPR, from the coding sequence ATGAGCAGGACCACGAAGCCGCTGGTTGCTGACGATGTGGAGATCGTTCGGCGGGTTCTCGCCCATGTCGACGGCGGCACCACCGACGAAGGCACTGCCTGGCGCGAGCCCGTCGAAAACTACCTGAATCCACACCGGTTCACCCAGGAACTCCAGCTACTGCGGGCAATGCCAAGCGTGTTCGTTCCGTCCGCCACTATCCCCAACAAGGGCGACCACGTCGAACGGGTGACCTTCGGGGTGCCCTTGTTCGCTGTGCGTGGGCCCGATCAACGGGCTCGGGTGTTTCGCAACGCATGTCGGCACCGTGGTTTCGCGCTGGTCGAGGACGCCGGGTGTTCCCATGCCCTGGTGTGCCGCTACCACGGCTGGACATATCGCCTGGATGGCTCGCTATCGCATGTCCCGCACGCCCACGCATTCCCCGACTTGGACATGTCGACGCGGGGTCTGATCGAGGTCCCGAGCTATGAGGCGGATGGGCTCATCGTTATCGGGGCAATCGATTCTGGCGGCGCGTGCGTCCCGCAACCCGATGCTGACGCGGCGACGGCCTGGCTGACTAACGGGACGGCGTGGCGAGACCAGCTGCTACCAATCGATCGGGTCTTGTCCGTCGAGACCAATCGACTGGCGATAAATTGGAAGGTAATTGTCGAGCAGTTCTTGGAGGGGTACCACATCCGCTGGACTCATAGAGAGACCCTCCCCGACCTATACGACAACCTCACCGTGGTCGAGACGTTCGGCCCGAATTCTCGGGTTACGTTCCCATACCCCGCGATCGAGGAGCTGCGCGACCGCCCAGAATCAACCTGGCCGGGACGTGTGCCGGCGACATATGTCTATCAGCTGTTCCCCAACGTCATACTCGGGGCGTTCCCGCAACTGGTACAGGTGATCGTGGTCGACCCGGTAGACGTAGCTCACAGCGAGGTCATCTACTACACGATGACGAGAGCCGACATCGCCAACAAAATACCGCTCGACGCCGAAGAGCTGCCCGACCCCGCGGAGGTAGCTCGCTACATTACCGGCGTTGTCGCGGAGGATAACGAAATGTCGTCGGGCGTGCAGCGAGGCTTTCGCGCCGGCGCGAACAAGTTTGTGGAGTTCGGCCGGCACGAGAGCGCTATCGGACACTTTCACGCCAACCTTGGTGACCGTCTGGCGCAGTTTGCCGCGACCCAACCGCAGGCTCCGCGCTAG
- a CDS encoding chorismate--pyruvate lyase family protein: MHSNFLTAEEIRKFGRDLRILLATNGTLPRILGILANDDIFTQIIDRDICVATPEMRSPERPFNGRTLHRKVLLKGRSSGKLFVVAESLISIDLVPPKLIDNLIEMDRPIGESILANGIEIFKENPKLWMSTLPDWLKLDERQDLAQEAIARRYRMTIRGQPAIVVTEYFPLGTFTKSITTATIGADGEDGNAEIDMSISDCSCEDAIQQQMADC, translated from the coding sequence GTGCATTCAAACTTCCTTACTGCCGAAGAAATCCGAAAATTCGGCCGTGACCTCCGGATACTCCTTGCAACCAATGGTACCCTACCGCGGATCCTCGGCATTCTCGCGAATGATGATATTTTCACGCAGATTATCGACCGGGATATTTGCGTTGCCACTCCGGAAATGAGGAGCCCGGAGCGGCCGTTTAATGGCCGAACGCTGCATCGCAAAGTGCTACTTAAAGGCCGCTCATCGGGAAAACTATTTGTAGTTGCGGAGTCACTAATATCCATTGATCTGGTACCACCGAAATTGATCGACAATTTGATCGAGATGGATCGCCCCATTGGGGAGTCTATATTGGCCAATGGCATTGAGATATTCAAAGAGAATCCAAAGCTCTGGATGAGCACGTTGCCCGACTGGCTGAAGCTCGACGAACGTCAGGACTTGGCCCAGGAAGCTATCGCGCGTCGATACCGCATGACCATACGCGGTCAGCCGGCCATCGTAGTCACCGAATATTTCCCGCTGGGCACATTCACTAAGTCCATCACGACGGCAACCATCGGGGCCGATGGCGAAGATGGCAACGCTGAAATCGACATGAGCATTTCTGATTGTTCTTGCGAAGATGCAATACAACAGCAAATGGCGGACTGCTAA
- a CDS encoding AMP-binding protein — MQSENVARLLAERSLEAGWSDAPAYYAPHPVTHGQIHDDASRLATVLSDRGLSRGDRVLLCLPDSLHLVQLLLASLARGILAFIVNPELRAEDHAFAERDTEPALVITSGALRGRFQRSTVVEAEELLSDATRAEPADYETLNGDAVAYATYTSGTTGPPKAAVHRHADVLTFVDAMCRTALRLAPEDVGLSSARMYFAYGLGNSVWFPLATGSSAVINSSPMSSEAVAKLCEKFRPSVLYGVPTFFARVVDTCSPDSFQSLRCIVSAGEALELGLAERLVEFFGAIPILDGIGSTEVGQTFVSNTVDEWRIGTLGKALPPYEIRVVAPDGTAAGPGVEGNLWVQGPSITVGYWNRPNDPLPINGNWLDTGDRVFIDSDGWVRYRCRTDDIEVVGGININPDEIERLILEDDSVAEAAVVGVRESTGASALQAFLVPKQGASLDDSAIHEIYRRLRSQLSAFKIPHRFAIAPQLPRTATGKLKRGDLRAENPTKPIWQISPLAPSSTTPAELDKASVADVETSDRNRLGMDLHEQLKVLQQQRYRLLADTVGSQVATMLGQTNVRSVDAELAFSELGFNSQMTVELRNRLAALTGLRLSDTVGWDYGSVSELATYLDAELSGWASPKAALPAIAGRRTHRRGGHGMPATRRGGLRPSVMGIGQHRHRRRRRLSHRPRLGPRRTV, encoded by the coding sequence ATGCAGAGCGAGAACGTCGCAAGACTGCTCGCCGAGCGGTCATTGGAAGCTGGATGGTCCGACGCGCCGGCCTATTATGCTCCGCACCCGGTGACTCATGGCCAAATCCATGATGATGCGTCACGTCTCGCCACAGTGCTTAGTGACCGCGGACTTTCCAGGGGAGATCGCGTCCTGCTGTGTCTCCCGGATTCGTTGCATCTGGTGCAGCTATTGTTGGCAAGTTTGGCTCGTGGGATTTTGGCGTTTATCGTCAACCCCGAACTCCGTGCCGAAGACCACGCGTTTGCGGAGCGCGATACCGAGCCAGCCCTTGTCATCACGTCTGGCGCCCTGCGCGGTCGGTTTCAGCGGTCAACCGTTGTGGAGGCCGAAGAGCTGTTATCGGATGCAACTCGAGCCGAGCCCGCAGACTACGAAACCCTAAACGGCGACGCCGTTGCCTACGCCACCTATACGTCTGGTACTACGGGTCCGCCCAAGGCCGCGGTTCATCGGCATGCCGATGTCTTGACGTTTGTTGACGCGATGTGCCGCACCGCGTTGCGGCTCGCTCCCGAGGACGTCGGACTGAGCAGCGCACGCATGTATTTCGCGTATGGCTTGGGTAACTCGGTTTGGTTTCCGCTCGCGACAGGCAGTTCCGCGGTCATCAACTCATCGCCGATGAGCTCGGAAGCGGTCGCAAAATTATGTGAGAAATTTAGACCATCCGTGCTCTACGGCGTCCCAACATTTTTCGCGAGAGTTGTCGACACGTGCTCTCCCGATTCGTTCCAATCGCTCCGCTGCATCGTATCGGCCGGGGAGGCTCTTGAGCTCGGCCTAGCTGAACGCCTAGTCGAATTCTTCGGCGCCATCCCCATCCTGGACGGAATTGGCTCGACCGAAGTCGGACAAACGTTCGTGTCGAATACGGTCGACGAATGGCGTATTGGAACCTTGGGAAAGGCCCTTCCCCCCTATGAGATCCGTGTGGTGGCGCCGGATGGTACGGCGGCCGGACCCGGGGTCGAGGGAAACCTATGGGTTCAGGGACCATCGATCACAGTGGGCTATTGGAACCGGCCGAATGACCCACTCCCTATCAATGGAAACTGGCTCGACACTGGCGATCGGGTATTTATCGATTCCGACGGATGGGTTAGGTATCGTTGCCGCACCGACGACATTGAAGTTGTAGGCGGAATCAACATTAATCCAGACGAAATCGAGCGGCTCATTCTTGAGGATGACTCTGTAGCTGAGGCCGCCGTCGTCGGCGTAAGAGAATCCACGGGCGCGTCGGCGCTACAAGCGTTTCTGGTACCCAAGCAGGGCGCATCCCTCGATGATTCGGCTATTCACGAGATCTACCGGCGATTGCGCAGCCAACTTTCGGCATTCAAGATACCGCACAGATTTGCCATTGCGCCGCAGCTTCCTCGAACCGCAACCGGGAAATTGAAGCGCGGCGATCTCCGCGCCGAAAATCCAACAAAACCTATTTGGCAGATTTCCCCTCTAGCGCCTTCGTCGACCACACCCGCGGAGCTTGACAAAGCATCAGTCGCGGACGTCGAGACTTCCGATAGAAATCGTCTGGGGATGGACCTGCACGAGCAACTGAAAGTTTTGCAGCAACAGCGCTACCGACTGTTGGCGGACACCGTAGGCTCACAGGTCGCAACGATGTTGGGCCAAACCAATGTTCGGTCGGTAGATGCGGAACTCGCCTTCTCGGAACTAGGTTTCAACTCGCAAATGACGGTCGAACTTCGCAATCGACTGGCGGCACTGACCGGCCTGCGGCTGTCCGACACAGTGGGGTGGGACTACGGGTCGGTATCAGAGTTGGCTACCTACTTGGATGCCGAGCTCTCCGGTTGGGCCAGCCCCAAAGCGGCGCTGCCCGCTATCGCGGGCCGACGAACCCATCGCCGTGGTGGGCATGGCATGCCGGCTACCCGGCGGGGTGGACTCCGCCCAAGCGTTATGGGAATTGGTCAGCACCGGCACCGACGCCGTCGGAGGCTTTCCCACCGACCGCGGCTGGGACCTCGCCGCACTGTATGA